In Pseudoliparis swirei isolate HS2019 ecotype Mariana Trench chromosome 9, NWPU_hadal_v1, whole genome shotgun sequence, a genomic segment contains:
- the LOC130199780 gene encoding tumor protein p53-inducible nuclear protein 2 isoform X2 — protein sequence MFQRLSSLLFGEVEEVAAELKGPGARVTEADEDGWLLVHLPEGATAEASPMEDLLIEHPSMSVYVSPSGFSVVASGNLSVVGEESMAGSVSRVAEPAAAPAARGAAPTRASRGAAAQAGALAKVTQVARVQRGKARVERRHLGRNRIQRQNRTREQVPRHAGYARNTFLHQPSKRNICH from the exons ATGTTCCAGCGCCTGAGCAGCCTGCTGTTCggcgaggtggaggaggtggcggCGGAGCTGAAGGGGCCCGGCGCCCGCGTGACGGAGGCCGACGAGGACGGCTGGCTGCTCGTCCACCTGCCAG AGGGCGCCACGGCGGAGGCCagcccgatggaggacctgctcatCGAGCACCCCAGCATGTCCGTGTACGTGTCCCCGAGCGGCTTCTCCGTGGTCGCCAGCGGCAACCTGTCCGTGGTGGGAGAGGAGAGCATGGCGGGCAGCGTGAG CAGGGTGGCAGAACCCGCCGCTGCCCCCGCCGCCCGCGGCGCGGCGCCCACTAGGGCGAGCCGTGGAGCAGCCGCTCAGGCCGGAGCTCTGGCCAAGGTCACCCAGGTCGCCCGGGTCCAGCGCGGCAAAGCCCGCGTCGAGCGACGCCACCTGGGCCGCAACCGCATCCAACGGCAGAACCGCACCAGGGAGCAGGTCCCTCGCCACGCGGGCTACGCCAGAAACACCTTCCTCCACCAGCCCAGCAAGCGCAACATCTGCCACTGA
- the LOC130199780 gene encoding tumor protein p53-inducible nuclear protein 2 isoform X1, with amino-acid sequence MASSFIFFKCISHILHPHPSFVIFLFAASSPKTCRAPPPAVARPLPAGGRSNPHAARARAECRPAAPPSHPPHKRRGRAAPARPSFCPSAARSGATATPPSSSSSSSSSSAPSGSPGSGRECGGRRAGRGCLDESWFVCFTAEGATAEASPMEDLLIEHPSMSVYVSPSGFSVVASGNLSVVGEESMAGSVSRVAEPAAAPAARGAAPTRASRGAAAQAGALAKVTQVARVQRGKARVERRHLGRNRIQRQNRTREQVPRHAGYARNTFLHQPSKRNICH; translated from the exons ATggcatcttcattcatcttttttaaatgtatttcccaCATTTTGCATCCACATCCGTCCTTTGTTATCTTTTTGTTTGCCGCCTCGTCCCCGAAGACGtgccgggcccccccccccgcggtcgCCCGGCCCCTCCCGGCCGGCGGCCGATCGAATCCTCACGCCGCCCGTGCGAGGGCCGAGTGTCGCCCGGCCGCCCCGCCGTCCCACCCGCCTCACAAGCGCCGAGGCCGGGCGGCGCCGGCACGCCCCTCGTTTTGTCCCAGCGCGGCACGCTCGGGCGCCACCGCgaccccgccctcctcctcctcctcctcctcctcctcctccgccccgtCGGGGTCCCCCGGCTCTGGGCGTGAGTGCGGGGGCCGCCGGGCGGGGCGAGGCTGCCTGGATGAGAGCTGGTTTGTCTGTTTCACTGCAGAGGGCGCCACGGCGGAGGCCagcccgatggaggacctgctcatCGAGCACCCCAGCATGTCCGTGTACGTGTCCCCGAGCGGCTTCTCCGTGGTCGCCAGCGGCAACCTGTCCGTGGTGGGAGAGGAGAGCATGGCGGGCAGCGTGAG CAGGGTGGCAGAACCCGCCGCTGCCCCCGCCGCCCGCGGCGCGGCGCCCACTAGGGCGAGCCGTGGAGCAGCCGCTCAGGCCGGAGCTCTGGCCAAGGTCACCCAGGTCGCCCGGGTCCAGCGCGGCAAAGCCCGCGTCGAGCGACGCCACCTGGGCCGCAACCGCATCCAACGGCAGAACCGCACCAGGGAGCAGGTCCCTCGCCACGCGGGCTACGCCAGAAACACCTTCCTCCACCAGCCCAGCAAGCGCAACATCTGCCACTGA